One genomic window of Salvelinus alpinus chromosome 9, SLU_Salpinus.1, whole genome shotgun sequence includes the following:
- the smc1b gene encoding LOW QUALITY PROTEIN: structural maintenance of chromosomes protein 1B (The sequence of the model RefSeq protein was modified relative to this genomic sequence to represent the inferred CDS: substituted 1 base at 1 genomic stop codon) — protein sequence MGFLKQLDVDNFKSWRGKQVIGPFKRFNCIIGTNGSGKSNVMDALSFVMGERAATLRVKHTRDLIHGAHIGRPVSTTASVTMRYCDDNGEELNFCRSISGDSSEYRINGRQITLAKYTEELEKIGIVTKARNCLVFQGAVESIAMKNPKERTKMFERISQSLELSDDYDRKKEALQKAKEDTQFHFNKKRTATAEKKQVSSEKVEAQKYQELVDDLNQGRLQLNLFQLYHNQQGLSALSKTLRKRQEAVAGKKTGLDGWEQSVKAQKKEHGRFTRELQQIEKEIRGQEQTLSLRRSQYIKAKVNTAHHLKKVDDTRGALEKGQRMGAKKEEELAEFHQELQELERAWRDYERHAQEKFTDRGADIQLEEEQLERYKELKELARKQGALLSQQAEKMHWEVKADHQKIEFDQRRKKEVEVSIKHNQTQLGDFTRRADKLEEYTNTCKSSLEEFRQQEEVLSAELQRGRVRGEEVNQELGEVLGELQNARLDSQESKRQQQRNEVLENLRRLYPDTLFGRLVDLCSPIHKKYQLAVTKVFGRYMNAIVVSSEKVARDCIRFVKEERAEPETFLPIDYLDVSPLNERLRGVRGAKMMVDVVQCSPTAPQLKKVIQFVCGNALVCETLKEARAIAFDGPERLKTVALDGTMFSKSGVISGGSSHLRSKARRWDEKDMTKLKELKEQLTAELRGLVKLKRKEPELKQIQSQAHGVQTRLKYSHTELDTLRKKSIPNCHAEMSRLEAELANVESQLEMQKENMEVKELEMKKLQDRINQMEDVVFSDFCTEIGVANIREYEQEHLKQQQDIDRKRLEFESQRTCLKAQLEYEQGQLEQQRKKMKKLEETIAKEQSRVEEQKQEEEKLLVVMEESQSKVLDLKNHLLGKKTQATDSKAQVDQTMKSLQECSREQVKLQREVISAETALEQLRIWKHNLLLGCKIQGLPITLLSGSLDEISEVQLDSESLTESTCTTMDIYEREALMVIDYSGLGTELKDLAGEEVDPQVERLKETVSSLEGVLQRSTAPNLKALEKMREVKDKFQGVVDAFDASTKAARRSNQEFEQVKAKRFRLFSQCFEHVSVVIDQIYKQLCRNTSAQAILSAENPDEPYLDGINYNCIAPGKRFMAMDNLSGGEKAIAALALVFAIHSFRPAPFFVLDEVDAALDNTNIGKVTSFIREQSRESLQVIVISLKEEFYSRADALLGVYPEFNECMFSRMLTLDLSPYPLNEENGTEREKEMXSRKERKKERTIKDILYWPDVIDPDS from the exons ATGGGTTTTCTAAAGCAGTTGGATGTGGATAATTTTAAGTCATGGCGAGGGAAGCAAGTAATTGGACCTTTTAAAAGGTTTAACTGTATTATTGGCACAAATGGATCCG GTAAGTCGAACGTGATGGATGCCCTGAGCTTCGTGATGGGGGAACGGGCAGCGACTCTTCGCGTGAAGCACACCAGGGACCTCATCCACGGAGCCCACATTGGCAGGCCGGTGTCCACCACAGCCAGCGTCACCATGCGCTACTGCGACGACAACGGAGAGGAGCTCAACTTCTGTAGGAGCATATCGG GGGACTCCTCTGAGTATCGCATCAATGGCAGACAAATCACCCTTGCCAAGTACACAGAGGAACTGGAGAAGATAGGCATTGTGACTAAAGCTAGAAACTGTCTGGTATTCCAG GGGGCGGTGGAGTCCATCGCCATGAAGAACCCCAAGGAGCGGACCAAGATGTTTGAGCGCATCAGCCAGTCTCTGGAGCTGTCTGATGACTATGACAGGAAGAAGGAGGCTCTGCAGAAGGCTAAAGAAGACACGCAGTTCCACTTCAACAAGAAGAGGACAGCCACCGCAGAGAAGAAGCAGGTCTCCTCAGAGAAAGTGGAG GCCCAGAAGTACCAGGAGTTGGTGGATGACCTGAACCAGGGGAGGCTGCAGCTTAACCTGTTCCAGCTGTACCACAACCAGCAGGGCCTGAGTGCCCTGTCAAAGACCCTGAGGAAGAGACAGGAGGCTGTGGCCGGTAAGAAGACAGGACTTGATGGGTGGGAGCAGAGCGTCAAGGCCCAGAAGAAAGAACATGGACGCTTTACCAGAGAGCTGCAGCAGATTGAGAAGGAGATCCG TGGGCAGGAGCAGACACTGTCCCTGCGTCGGTCCCAGTACATCAAGGCCAAGGTGAATACGGCCCACCACCTAAAGAAGGTAGATGATACCCGTGGAGCCCTGGAGAAGGGCCAGAGGATGGGGGCCAAGAAAGAGGAGGAGCTGGCTGAGTTCCATCAGGAGCTCCAGGAGCTGGAGAGGGCCTGGAGGGACTATGAGAGACATGCCCAGGAGAAGTTCACCGACCGGGGGGCTGACATACAGCTGGAGGAGGAACAG ttggagcgcTATAAGGAGCTGAAGGAGCTGGCCAGGAAGCAGGGGGCCCTCCTGTCCCAGCAGGCTGAGAAGATGCACTGGGAGGTCAAGGCTGACCACCAGAAAATCGAGTTTGACCAGCGGAGGAAGAAAGAAGTGGAG GTAAGCATTAAGCACAACCAGACTCAGCTGGGGGACTTCACCAGGAGAGCAGATAAACTGGAGGAGTACACCAACACATGCAA GAGTTCTCTGGAGGAGTTTCGTCAGCAGGAGGAGGTGCTGTCTGCGGAActgcagagagggagggtgaggggggaggaggtgaaccAGGAGTTAGGGGAGGTACTGGGAGAGCTGCAGAACGCCAGGCTGGACAGCCAGGAGAGTAAGAGGCAGCAGCAACGCAACGAGGTCCTGGAAAACCTCCGCAGACTCTACCCTGACACACTG TTTGGTCGTCTGGTGGACCTGTGCAGCCCCATCCATAAGAAGTACCAGCTGGCCGTCACCAAGGTGTTTGGACGCTACATGAACGCCATAGTAGTGTCTTCAGAGAAGGTGGCTCGGGACTGCATCCGCTTTGTCAAAGAGGAGAGGGCCGAACCAGAAACCTTCTTACCCATAGATTACCTGGAC GTGAGCCCTCTGAATGAGCGGCTGCGTGGGGTGCGTGGAGCTAAGATGATGGTGGACGTGGTGCAGTGTTCCCCTACCGCTCCTCAGCTGAAGAAAGTCATCCAGTTTGTGTGTGGCAACGCTCTGGTCTGTGAGACACTCAAAGAGGCCAGAGCCATCGCCTTCGACGGGCCTGAGCGACTCAAG ACGGTGGCTCTGGACGGTACCATGTTCTCCAAGTCAGGGGTGATCTCTGGGGGCTCCAGCCACCTGCGGAGCAAGGCCCGGCGCTGGGACGAGAAGGACATGACCAAGCTGAAGGAGCTCAAAGAACAGCTGACTGCAGAGCTACGT GGTCTGGTGAAGCTGAAGCGTAAGGAGCCTGAGCTGAAACAGATCCAGTCTCAGGCTCACGGGGTTCAGACCCGTCTGAAGTACTCCCACACTGAACTGGACACCCTCCGCAAGAAGAGCATTCCCAACTGCCACGCG GAGATGTCTCGCCTGGAGGCTGAGCTGGCCAACGTGGAGTCTCAGCTGGAGATGCAGAAAGAGAACATGGAGGTCAAGGAGCTGGAGATGAAgaagctccaagacaggatcaACCAG ATGGAGGACGTGGTGTTCTCAGACTTCTGTACTGAGATAGGAGTGGCCAACATCAGGGAGTATGAACAGGAGCATCTCAAACAGCAGCAGGATATAGACAGGAAACG GTTGGAGTTTGAGTCTCAGCGGACCTGTCTGAAGGCCCAGTTGGAGTATGAACAGGGTCAGCTGGAGCAGCAGAGGAAGAAGATGAAGAAACTAGAGGAGACCATCGCCAaggagcagagcagagtggaAGAACAGAAGCAG GAGGAGGAGAagctgctggtggtgatggaagAGAGTCAATCTAAAGTGTTGGATCTGAAGAATCATCTGCTGGGGAAGAAGACCCAGGCTACTGACTCTAAGGCCCAGGTGGACCAAACGATGAAGAGCCTTCAGGAGTGCTCCAG AGAGCAGGTGAAGCTGCAGAGGGAGGTTATCTCAGCTGAGACAGCCCTGGAGCAGTTGAGGATCTGGAAACACAACCTGCTGCTAGGTTGTAAGATCCAGGGCCTGCCCATCACGCTGCTGTCTGGCAGCTTGGACGAGATCAGTGAGGTGCAG CTGGACTCAGAGTCACTCACAGAGAGCACCTGCACCACTATGGACATCTACGAGAGAGAGGCTCTGATGGTCATCGACTACTCTGGCCTGGGAACTGAGCTGAAG GATCTTGCAGGGGAGGAGGTGGACCCCCAGGTAGAGCGTCTTAAGGAGACAGTGTCCTCTCTAGAGGGGGTCCTACAGCGCTCCACAGCCCCCAACCTTAAAGCCCTGGAGAAAATGAGGGAGGTCAAGGACAAATTCCAGGGGGTGGTGGACG CGTTTGATGCCAGCACCAAGGCAGCCAGAAGGAGTAACCAGGAGTTTGAGCAGGTTAAAGCCAAACGCTTCAGACTCTTCAGTCAGTGCTTTGAACACGTCTCTGTCGTCATCGACCAGATCTACAAACAACTGTGCAGGAACACCAGCGCTCAG GCCATTCTGAGTGCTGAGAACCCAGATGAGCCCTACCTGGATGGCATCAATTACAACTGTATTGCTCCTGGGAAACGCTTCATGGCCATGGACaacctgtctggaggagagaaggCCATCGCTGCCCTGGCTCTGGTGTTCGCAATAcacag CTTCCGTCCAGCTCCGTTCTTTGTCCTGGATGAGGTTGATGCAGCCCTGGACAACACCAATATTGGCAAA GTGACCAGCTTTATCAGGGAGCAGTCGAGAGAGAGCCTCCAGGTCATCGTCATCTCTCTAAAGGAGGAGTTCTACTCTAGAGCTGACGCTCTGCTGGGGGTCTACCCTGAG tttaacGAGTGCATGTTCAGCCGCATGCTGACGCTGGACCTAAGTCCCTATCCTCTGAACGAAGAgaatggaacagagagagagaaggagatgtaaagtaggaaagaaagaaagaaagaaagaacaatCAAAGATATACTGTATTGGCCTGATGTGATAGACCCTGACAGCTGA